A window of Agrobacterium vitis genomic DNA:
CTCATTGCTGGCGAGCGCAGCAATCTGCGATCTACCACTGACCTTCCGTGCAAACTCGATATTCATGCCGGCATTGTAGAGCGGAAGGTCGGCAATTGCCGGATTTGGGACGAGCTTCACGTCGGACTCCAACTGTTTGATGCCTACTCTGAGTGGCGGGGTTTCACCTGACGGCGTTTCGCGACAAAGCGTCGGTTCGTTCCCTGTCACTCCACCTGTGTGATCGGCGCAGCGAACGTGCTGGAGCGGGCGACTTCGGACGTGTGCTCGCCGATATGCGGCGCTCGCGGCCGCGTTCCGCCGAGACGCTTTCCGCCGAGCGTCAGCGGCAGCGCTGGAAGCTTGGAGGCCATTCCGTTGCTCAGCACCACGTCGATCATGCCATGGTTCGCGTTGAGATGCGGATCGTCCAGCAACTCGATGGGTGTGCAGACCGGAGCAAACGGCAGGCCAAGCTGCTCGACAGTGGCTTTCACCTCGGGTGCGTCGAGCGACAGGAACAGACTGCGGATTTCGGGAATAAGCCAAGAGCGAGCCTGCTGGCGCAAAGCATTGCTTGCTAGTCGGGGATCGGCCAGCCAGCCGGACCTTTCGAAGGCCACGCAGAAGTCATGCCACTGCTGGTCACCGACAATACCGACGAACAGTTTGTTGCCATCGGCGAGATCGAAAAGATCGTAGGCCGGCCAAGGACGTTCGGTGACCGAGAAGGGTGTCGAGGCCTGGCCCGTTATGACCTCCGCCAGCATGGCGGGAGCCATCAGGAAGGCAGCGTTCTCGTAGAGTGAAGCTTGCACTTCCTGGCCGAGACCGGTGGTTTGTCTTTCGCGCAATGCCGCCTGGATACCGATCACGCCGAACATGGCGCCCATGATATCGTTGACGGACGCACCGGTTCGTAACGGCCGATCTGGCAATCCCGTCATGAATGCGAGACCGCTCATCATCTGGACGACCTCGTCCAGCGCGGTACGATGTTGATAGGGGCCCGCGAGAAACCCCTTGAGCGAACAATATATTAGCTCTGGATGTTGGCTCTTCAGGCTCTCATAGTCCAGCCCTGTTGCTTTCATCATGCCAGGCCGAAAATTCTCGATCAGAATATCCGTTTCGGCAATCAGGTCATCGAGAACGGCACGGTCCTCATT
This region includes:
- a CDS encoding CaiB/BaiF CoA transferase family protein, with the translated sequence MTKTLPLSGIKVLEFSQMIMGPCCGLILADLGADVIKIEPIKGDRTRNLTGLAAGFFDTFGRNKKSVALDLTLNEDRAVLDDLIAETDILIENFRPGMMKATGLDYESLKSQHPELIYCSLKGFLAGPYQHRTALDEVVQMMSGLAFMTGLPDRPLRTGASVNDIMGAMFGVIGIQAALRERQTTGLGQEVQASLYENAAFLMAPAMLAEVITGQASTPFSVTERPWPAYDLFDLADGNKLFVGIVGDQQWHDFCVAFERSGWLADPRLASNALRQQARSWLIPEIRSLFLSLDAPEVKATVEQLGLPFAPVCTPIELLDDPHLNANHGMIDVVLSNGMASKLPALPLTLGGKRLGGTRPRAPHIGEHTSEVARSSTFAAPITQVE